The following is a genomic window from Drosophila busckii strain San Diego stock center, stock number 13000-0081.31 chromosome 2L, ASM1175060v1, whole genome shotgun sequence.
TAGCGACTGCTTGTCATTCGCACATCGTTGGACagtatatattgaaattatacAAAGCGATAGTAGCAAAACTAGAGCCAGCAAATGGGCAACGcgacgtatacttaatacaaaatcaaattgtgctgctataaaattttatattaaatttatgccacataaaatagattttatttattaattcaagACAACACAAGCTTATCAACATAGTTggcaataacattttatttaatttgcccataacaattcaatttaaaattttgttgcaataaacAAGTTTAAGCTTTGCAAAGTATTTTTGCCAAACTTAAGGCACAAGCTTGTCTTTGCTACTTGTTTTCCGCACAATCTGCAAGCTAATctcacacagatacaaacgcacacacacacacacacacacactccgcTTCCGTTCGTTTGTTATCGCTTATTGCTTTGTATGGATTTCTGTAAAGCTTTCAAAGCAAATGCGCATGGAATTTGGCTTGGGGTATGGCCATACACCCAACAGTTGGCGccattttgctgttgttcgCTGTCAAAAATGTCATATACatagcatacatatatctttttctttttagtgtcgtcttctttgtgtgtgttagctgctacatgcagcttcagcttcagctgtcGCTTCATTTGCCTtcaacaacaagcggcagcaaatTTCCAGAAACTGCTGCGTGCCATGCACAGTTTTAAAGATTTAAAATCTAGCATTCAGTTGAGATAAATCGTCTGTAAAAATATGACATCTATATAAAAAGCGCAGGGCAATAAAGTAAAGCCACagaattttttgttagctgaTTTAGTCAGGAACCAACGcttgttaataaaatgtttgactaaagaaatatttcagtcaattaaaataaagaacttcaacaataaaaaacctTGATAATAAATGTGCATAGAAAAGCGAAAAAAGTTCTACATTAATTTgacaattgtatttttttaataactgtCACAATTTTTAACTGGCTGAGCTCTCATTCAGCCGCAGCCAGCTTAATCTCAACTGGGCTtcaaagttttattaaaacgTCAACTAAGCTAAACTTGAGCTGTTTGTGtcagcttgcaacaatttaaaaacaccACAagataaaattgcataaatcaaaaaaacaaacaacgacAGCTGAGCTTTGAGCAACAGTCATACCTCAACTAATGAAGTTAAATTATTCAAGCTAAATCGCTCATTATTCATAACAAATTTGccatattcatttatttaattttggattttgtttatgtgttgATTCGAATGTTTAGTTGATGCTTTAATGACAACGTCATTGTGTATTCTATAAATAATGTTGTCCATACCAAAATCCGACAGCTATTTGGGATTTTATTTTACCCAAttcttaattgaaatgtttgctaGTCCTTAACCAAGGCATCACTGTATCTCTGTTCACACTCTTGTTTTTAGTCTCATATATTTTAGCCAtatctatgtgtgtattttggcAAGCTACGTGTTtgtcatatttaaatatgcgctGTGGTTAAATGTGAAACCTTCGAGTCCCATCCAAGGTCCAGCAATATGAAGTGCGGTATTATCATTCGGATATATAAGTCATATACACACTCTCGCATATGTAAATTGTGTGTTGACTGGCATTAAAAGGCAACCTTGAAAATGCCAGACACGTACGTCGCTTATTCTTATGCTTCTACCTATGCCGTCGCAAAGGGGGGAGCCCAAAATAAATGCGTATCATAATAATGAATGCTGAGTTGAGatatgagagagagagagagagagagagagctctgTGCGCTgtgtttaaatgtaaaaaagctgcagccaaatattttttgcggTTTCTCTGTAGCCcctaaaaatgaaaattgctctTAATTTAACGTTTGACCGATTTTGCGAGTGCctttcgttttgtttatttaggcCACACTGACGgttagtttgagtttgagtaaATTCTTGGAAATGTTTTTATGTGCCAGATACTCTGCCAAAGGATTGCACTGAAAATACGCAAATGACTGCaagataaataaaagaaaatacaaatgctataaaattcaAGATTATttgagcaactgctgcaatttgtggcTGAAGCTCAGAGACACATGTAATATAATTTATCTAAAGagatacaaaatatatttatttctttttagcaGTGATTTCAAATAAGAATAAAGTTTTATGTAGAAGAATAAGAaaacttttgtaattgttaaatttttagttgcatttcaagtttataaattcgtgaaattcatttattttttgaagtTCCACTTGCTTTGAATAACTTTCGTTGAATTCtataacattaaattatgttatttaatCAACAGCATATAATAAAGCTACTTTATATGAactacataatttttattttaaaggtTATGCCTGATGTACAACTGCTAACTTAATGTAAGTTTCAGCTATAGCTCGATTGTCTTCACTACACTTTCAACTTTtgattaaaatgctttaagtaTATTGGGCTAGGCATTTGCTTTGAACTGTATCTCAACCTTTTGACTTTATGCGCTGCCATTGACATAAAAATTGAAGATTGAATGCTGCTCTTCTTGTAGCTCGTAGCTCACCCGAGTGCGTTCTTTAGTGCGTAGCTAATCAAGGCGACTGATTTTcatggcaggcaggcagtcaagCGTTTAAATAAGCCacagtttcatttatttttagctactttaaactgtttgctgaactttttttgttgttctcaacaaaggccttcagagCTACTTTAGGCTCAccttcaacagcagcagcagcagctgccaagcaGCCAAGTCAGCCGTTGCCAACTATCAGCGTTGAGCGGAAATCGCTGATGCAAAAAGTATAAACGAGAGTAAGGAAAATTCATTCTGCAGCTGCCAAAAGGTTGTGTTCGTgacctttggctttggccgTCGCTTTTCATACTTGTCGCCGCGTTTTGCGCTTGAGatttttccacacacacacatacgcacagtCACACATACTTATGGACATGGGCATGTGGCAGTTAGACACTTGTTTTAGTACGTGTCAGAGCTTAGGCACTCGCTGGGGCACGCACATTCTTcccattcacacacacacacacacacacaaacgcacacatgcttatttatttttatatactcaCATATACATTGCACAATGTACATATAAAGcagctgtagttgttgcttgGAGCCATGGCACATAAATTGCCAGTTGCGTGTACGCAACGTTGCCACgcgctcaaaagtatgctGAGCTTTTCAAAAGTTCGAATGCGGCACAAATTTTGGGCTTTAACTTTAAGTATTTCAAttccaaatatttatgcacatttttgcttattaaatgagtaatatttattatttaggaagtaaaataaaataaagcgtgAGGAATTTCGAAAGTGATAATCAAGCAATTTAATGCCTAGTCAAATATAATcaagaatattattttaagctgctcGTCAGCTATTTTCGGCTTATCAATTTTGACTTTCGCCAGCCAACTCGTGAGTgtcaaactaattaatttatattttttcacgCTTGAACattataattctttttaaatgaaagcacaaattgtattaattagcaagcatttttaaagaattaattatgccaaattttttgttataaaaattatcaaGTCAAGGCTGTAAGGTCAAGCTATTAAgcttatttcaaaattaaacagAATTTCAGACACAATGTCAGTGAATAATTGcactaattaaaaagtttgcattAAAGAAACATAATTCAAGTTCCAAATTCTCTATCTAATCtgccaattgaatttataaaaataaatttacttatatatagttatttaatttatttagctttttacAAGCGACAATTGAATTACAAAAGCTGTTTGGCTGCAAAGTCATTGGGTCTGCGGTTTTTAGTTGTCAGTCAATGTCGATCGATCGATTCAATCAACAAGTTAATAATGAAActatttgaatatttacagttggcagttggttgcacaaaataaattatgaacaGAAAGTTATTTTCAGTCAGTCCACACGCCTTCGCACTGTGTCCTTGGCAAGCTGGTTAACCTTTTCAAAtaacttttgcacacacacaaacacacgaaCACGAAATGAGTTTGCCTTTAAataattgcgtatacgttgCGTTGGCCAAAAAGCTGTCCTTGCTGCTGCACCCAagtaaaacaagcaaaagggAAATCCTTTATatggtttttgtttgttatgtcattgaaaattgttgcagcaacatccttgacaacaacaaagaaaaaacttttattttgccatTACTGGCAGCAGCCTCAACAAAGCAaaccacaaaagcaaattcttgccaagctgctgcacaTCCAACTCCAACTAATTGTCAACTATCTCTCTggctaagcaaagcaaaacagttattttaaaattaaattacttgctttgcatttaactTAAAGGAGTTGTGCACACGTAGACGTACTTGTTGCTACACGCGTAGTCATGATAACGCAGCGTGGAGCCGTAGATGGCCACGCAATCTTCGGTGCCGTCAAGCTGGGGTTGTCCAACTTCCCAGTTGTTGAATGGCATTGGCTTGGATGTACGCTCGATGATAAAGCTGCCAACTCGTTCAACATCATTGAGACTAGTCCATAGCGCCTGAACATAATCATCTGTCCGCAGTCCCAGGCGATTTAAATAGCTCTTTAGATAATCGGCCTCTATCACATTGTCGAACACCAACATATTGGCATTCAAGGCGTGGCATCTACGTAGCGCATCTTGCCAGGATGCCTAAATTATTGATACAACTCGCTGTTGgcataataacaaatacactACTGACCTTCTCCAGGGACACCAAATAGCACTTGTCGCCCAAGGCAGCGAAGCCCTGAGCGCATCGAATCGTTTTCTCTTCAGTTGCAGCAAAGGAAAGCACAAGGCACAAGAACCAACTGTAGCTTAGTTGACGATCCATTGTCTAGATTTAATGCTGCTAGTCGCTGCTTTTTATACGCTCGaattgcgcatttatttgtattctaATACAGGGTGTCCCATTATCTTTTGGCAAAACAAGCGACATAGCTGAGATCAGATGCATCAATTTCTGTTCATATGCGAAACATTCTGTTTTAggttcttaatttattttttcctGCATTTAGTTTGTGCGTTTTAACAAAAGATAGCCCTGTATAttctaatttataaaaaaaaaacaaagggagtaaaagtaaaattgaATCAGTACGTGTATTTGCTAATTgataagcaagcaaatgatACGCACAATGACTTGACCTACTTGACCAAAGAAACCAAGTTGCGGATAATGTTGACCCAAAAGCTGcgtaagcaaaatataaaatatatgttaatgaaataaatgaattatgctAAAAgtattagcaacaataacagctgtctcagtaataaatatttacagcagctgcgcttgtagttaattaaaattgttgctagcaatgcaatcaaaatttaattaataaaagtttgctaGTGAGTGCTGCTGTTTCCTCTAGCGACAAACTTTGTGCCAATCAATCCGACAAAGCAGTTTAAATCTCTCATTGTCGATCcaatccaaaaaaaatttcCAATTTCCCTCGCTTGTCCTATCAATAGCACTCAAattttttgcgctctctttgctgttGGTTagcgaacaacaacagcgcattTGTCTTTCGATTTCAGTGCgtacaaaaagcaacaatagacaacaacaacaacaaatgcagcaacatgggcggcagcagcagctgcagcaacaatgcaaaaatccatcaacaaaaaaagaagcaaaaagtGCAATGACGACAATgggcgctggcagcagcagcctggacatggccaacacacacagtgGGCTTTAACTGAATTGTTGGCAGAGTTCTTTTTTTGGGTTGGCTTGGGCTCTGCGCACATGTCCTTGGCACGCTTCAATAGCTTCATTCGCTGAGTTAAGCctcaaaagcattttgcaGCAACTAACGCTTGTTGCTCAGCCCTCGCCCTCGCCCCACACTCAACtcgaagctgaagctgctgctgcgccacagGTTGACTCTAATGACGTCAATGGCAGCGGCTCTTGTCAAACGCAAGCCGCAGAGCGTGGCCAAAGGGTTTGGGGCAGCAACACATGTACCTACATGAGAATCTAAAGCAACGCAGGCGTCGTTTGgcgtgtggcagcagcagcggcggcggcggcaacaacatgcaacaggCCGCCAACGCCACTTTTGCCACATAAATGCAGCCAAGCTGAAACTTTTCAACAACGAAAAAACTTCTTTTGACGTcctagctgctgctaaaacgcacaaaacttttaaatactgAAATTCTCGGTATATTTTCATGCCAAAGTGTCAGCTGCAGTCCTTTCTTTTCGCTCTGACGTTGAAAAGTGTCCGTGCGTcttcagtttgctgctgctgctgctcaagtgcacaattatttctatttacaATGCTTATGCTAAAAAggagctaaaaaatatttccagAATTTGTTCTATGCACATGTGCCGCAGAAATTTCTTGGAACacactttgattttattaccTGCAATATTAAGTTACGTTAGCGAAGCGTTGAGTTCGCCtgaaaattttctttttatacacatttagCTTACCTAACTAGTActactattttaattattttataaaatttaaacatttctaAATACATAAAGAATTAGCAAACATAATTCTTAATAAAGtgcattatatatttacatttaaatctttgttttttattataaattcagTCATGTGTTAAATGAAATCATTACTGAAGCCATAAAAGCaagaaataaaactttttatagACTTGCTGTGAGCCATAAAAATTCCTTAATTAGTTGTCTAAactttttcatatattttagtgcttttcaaattgctgccaattatatttatttaaagcttaaatgaaaagcatttattgacatttgttgcataatttagCACGACTGACGCTTTcagtaaattgtttgctaattaattggctacaatttccatttgtttGTCATAATAGGCTTATTGTAAGCTATGAATGCTTTGTGGCTTTGTCTGCCTTTTGACACACGTAACTCTTTGACGCGGTAAAACGCAGATTCTCATTAGAGCGAATGCTCGgcatattaaatgctttgGTCAAAGTGAGCATCTTTTCATTTTCGAGCGCAGGGAATTGAATGCGCAAATGAAATGCGTCGCAGATTTTTCAACGCCCACGCCGTCGCTGCATTTCCGCAGTAAATGAGTTTGCTTGTTTacaggccacgcccacagccgTCGCATTGCCGCTGTGCCTGAAGTGTAAAGCAAAATAAGTgcgcaaaaacatttttgcgtcatttgtttgaattttatttttagacgcCTACATCTTTGCCTGCAAAATATTCATTGCCTACTTTCTGGCAGCGacgcataaaatataaaataaaatacaacgtCGACAGCATCAAAAGTCCTTCGTCCATTAGTGGCGCGCGTAATTGTCCTTGAACTTCACACAGACAAGGCAACCGACTGTCCAAATGCCAAATATATAGTAAGTacttaaatagaaaaattatacTACTGGCACGCAGGCCTTGAAAAAATAGAATACATAttgcaaagctataaaatgctcaaacagctgccagcagcaagtCGCAAGTCAGACCAAGGAtttagtgtgtgtgccaaTAGACAAGCTTAGTCTGCGTAAATGCTGCGACTGCAGTTGACATGGCAAATTGAGTGGAGCGAAATGCCCCAAgtatgtggcatgtggcatgtggcagcttGAATTACCTAGCCCGCCATCCCATCAAATTGAGCGAACTGCCAAAAGTGTAAACTTTGGCAATTGCGCAGATTGCCATTTCAGTTGGCTCATATATCAGcgaagctgaaaaaaaaaacgagacTGCATGAGTTATTGGCAATTGGGGCAATTAAATTAGCAAGAATTTATTGCCAAtcaatatttgcatgcaagcgaaactaaaactgaattaaaatacaaaatgaacgGACTAACgttataaatgatttaattgaCAGtaatgtttactttattttgcgcaaacaaaacaaaagtatttttaattattcactttgtaaagttatttttgcaacccaaaatattttgtgtatgctctgcataatttataaatatgcaaaatatttctgcgCAGACATTTGACCAACTCTTTGGGCTTACCACTCACAACTCTTATCCCTTTTTTGaatgttgcagcaattttgaTGTCTGCTGTTCATAATTtttcgacagcagcaacagccctGCAATATGGTAACGGGTAGGAACTTTACTGGTTACCAGGCGACAGTTTTGCTTACTTAACTTTGCTTGTTGCCCATGCTAAACATTAGTGAAATAAGAATCAAATTCGCTAGTGAAATCCGCGCTtgcttgctttagttttatattttaattgcagcttggAATTAATTCTAGACTACATTAATGTAAACAGAGCAACTAAGGCATTTAgcctgcaaattaaatgcctaaaatgaatttacttTGCCTTACTTAAGTCATAAttctgcaataaaataatacaaagccagatgaaaatgtttgctttgcctaAAATTTTTACTGCAACATTTCGCTCATttctttgatttaaattttattagaaataaataaattttattaggAAATAGATCAAAatgtttgatttgcttaacattttcaCTGCAACATTTCGCtcttttctatatttatttgatttaaattttattaaaaatactttcatttataaatgtttctTCTTTTCAGTTCTAAATTTTTAGcctaattatttttcaatacttgtttgcaataattttcatCTACAATCGACTGTGCATAGTTATTCTATTCTTGCTGAATTCACTACCCgcttttcattcataaattcaattcagtGATCCAATCGTACTGCTGGGCAGCTGTGTACTTAGCCTAagtgcttgcttgcttgctttcgAAATGAGAAAAAGGCTGTATTAGTTTctaaacttttgcttagcTTGTTACAGCGCATGCTGGCGGTCGactctttgcttttgttgcttatttataacttATCCATAACTTGGGCTACAACTTGGCGCCCAATTTTGTGTTGTCTGcgtcagtttttgttttttttttcctcaGCACGTGCCTCGGATTAGTCAAGCCGGCGGCGTCAGCATTATTCAGTTACACGGGCTGGCTTCATCATTAGTGCacgttttgctttaaagcgaGTCGGCTCAGACAGAAAGTAGCTTAACCACAGGCTCCGACCAGCAGCTTTGACTATCAAATGTGCTTTCgtttgcagcagcttctgGTCTGTAGTCCTTGCATGCGCATAGCACACACATCCGCTTTGATTGCTTCAACATCAGTTATACTTTATCCAATTTGAGCTTACCTTGCGCCCCTGCACAACTCACGCTGACTTGGCCGCTTGTGATTTCCAGTTTGCCTAGTTTCCCATTTTTACAAACTTTGATATTTTAGACTCTATTTATTTAGAGTCTCATGAAAACAGCTGAAGGAGTTACAGCTGTttgaagctttaaattaatagcagACACAAGTCTGCAGTTTTggttgctataaatttgtcaaaccaatatgtttatttagtatttcaCAAGTTTATTAAACCTCTTAATCGCTTAAGTTGGATTTTTTTAAGCTGAGCTATAGCTTCGCAAACTGAA
Proteins encoded in this region:
- the LOC108607465 gene encoding C-type lectin 37Db-like, which translates into the protein MDRQLSYSWFLCLVLSFAATEEKTIRCAQGFAALGDKCYLVSLEKASWQDALRRCHALNANMLVFDNVIEADYLKSYLNRLGLRTDDYVQALWTSLNDVERVGSFIIERTSKPMPFNNWEVGQPQLDGTEDCVAIYGSTLRYHDYACSNKYVYVCTTPLS